TACCGGAGGCCAGGCGGGCATCATAACCGACGACCGCTTCGGAAACGCCGCGATAAAGGAAATTAAGACCGACGTTCTGATAGACGCTGTCAAGCAGGGCTACATCCCTGTCGTCGCCGGGTTCCAGGGTATTACCGAAAACGGCGACATCACCACCCTGGGTAGGGGCGGCAGCGATACGACGGCTGTAGCCTTAGGTGCCGCTCTCGGCGCCGAGTGCGTCGATATTTTCACCGATGTGGAAGGAATCATGACGGCGGATCCCAGGATCGTCAAGGGAGCACACATTCTGGATACGGTCACCTACCGGGAAGTGACCGAAATGGCTTACAACGGAGCCAGGGTGATACACCCCAAGGCTGTGGAGATAGCCATGCAGCGCAACATACCGGTGAGGGTCAGGTCCACCTTTTCCGATTCACCGGGGACCCTGATCACCTGCGGGCCCGAACGGCTAATTACCGGCATAGCACACATTCCGCACCTGGCCCAGATCTGCATAAAAGTGCCGTCCGATGACAGGAGCGTGGAGGTCCGCATATTCAGGATGCTGGCGGATGCAGGCATAAGCATAGACCTGATCAATCTATTCCCGGATCTGAAGGTATTTACCATTAAAGAAGAGCTTGTGGAAAAAGCGGTCGGGGTACTCGAGGGGATCGGCGTAATTCCCGAGGTGGTGCGCGGACTTGCCAAGGTTACGGTGGTCGGGGCCGGAATGCGGGGTGTACCCGGTGTAATGGCCAGGATAATCGAGGCTCTGGAAGGCGAAAATATCGAAATCCTTCAGACATCCGACTCCCATACGACGATATCCTGTCTGGTGAGAGACGAGGATGCGGAAAGGGCTATAACGGCGCTCCATAAGAAGTTCGAGTTGTGATAAAATTAAATTGCTATAATTTACAACAGGAGGTCAAAGTAATGTACTGGGATTTGCCGGGAAAGCAAAACACGGAGAACACCCTGGCCGTTGTAAAGGAGGCTGTAAGCGAGAGAGGAATAAAGCATGTGGTGGTGGCGTCCACTGGGGGCTATACGGCCAAGTTGTTTTTCGAGGCGAACCTGGGGGTAAACCTGGTGATCGTGACCCATGTTTGCGGCTACGCTGAGCCGGGGAAGATGGAATTTCCCGAGGACCTCAGGCAAAAGCTTTTAGCCTCCGGGGTAAAGGTTTTAACCACAACTCACGTGCTGTCGGGAGCCGAGCGGGGTATAAGCCGGAAGTTCGGCGGGGTATACCCCGTGGAGATAATAGCGAATACATTAAGGATGTTCGGCCAGGGAGTCAAGGTATGCGTCGAAGTTGCGACGATGGCCCTCGATGCAGGTTTGATACCATACGGCGAGGACATTATAGCCGTGGGCGGCAGCGGCACCGGGGCGGATACCGCAGTCATCATGCGCCCGTCCCACGCGGCAAGCATATTTAACACTTGGATTTCGGAGATACTGTGCAAACCGGCGAAGAGAAAAAGGGGAGCATAGTGAAAAATGTAAAGCCCCATTCCCGAAAAGGGAATGGGGCTTTTGCTACACATTTACCTCAAGAGTAGTATCCTGATTGAGCTCCTTTTCGGTGGCTGCTACCACCACCGATCCGGCTATATCACCCGTCACGTTGATGCACGTCCTGACCATGTCGAGTATGCGATCTATTCCCGCTATGAGGGCTATGCCCTCCAGAGGCAGCCCTACAGACTGCAGCACCATCGTTAGCATTATGAGGCCCGCGCCGGGAACTCCGGCAGTTCCTATGGAAGCCAGGGTGGCAGTAAGTATTATTACTATCTGCTCTGACAATGTCAGGTTAATACCGAAAACCTGAGCGACAAATAGCGCGCAGACCCCCTGGTAAAGGGCGGTACCGTCCATGTTGATGGTGGCGCCCAGCGGCAATACAAAGCTGGATATTGACTTGGACACTCCCAGGTTCTTTTCGGTTGCTTCCATGGAAACCGGAAGGGTCGCCGAACTGCTGCTGGTGGTAAAGGCTACAAGCATAGCCGGTGCGGCGCCTTTGAAGAATTTAACCGGGCTCATCCTGGCAAATAAAAAGACCAGAGAGGAATATACCAGAACGGCGTGGAGGGCGCATCCAAGGTAAACCGTTATTATTACCTTTAGCAGGGGAAGCAGCACCGAAGGTCCATTTGCGGCGACTACGGGGACTATAAGGGCAAAAACGCCTATGGGTGCATACTCCATTATTATCCCGACTATTTTATAGCTGATCTCAGCAAGGCTGTCGAAGAAATTTAGAACGGGTTTTCCCTTCTCACCGGCAAATGTAATGGCTATACCCAGAAAAATGGCAAATACTATGATCTGAAGCATATTGGCTTCAGCCATGGCTTTAATCGGGTTGGTCGGGACGATGTTAAGGAGCGTCTCCACCACCGATGGCGCCTGTTGGACTTCTACTTTGGCATCCGGAGGCAGGGTCATGCCCATGCCGGGGTCAAGGATGTTGCCCAGAATGAGGCCCAGAGCTACAGCAAAAGCGGTGGTGAGAAGATAATAGGTTAGAGTCTTGGCACCGATTCTCCCCAGTTTCCCTACATCACCGGTGCTGGCCGCTCCCACCACCAGCGATGAAAGAACCAGGGGCACTATTATCATTTTGATGAGGTTGAGGAAAAGGTCCCCGAAAGGTTTAATGTATGTCGTGGCCGCGCCGGGAGCCGATGTAAATAAGAGGCCTACAAAGACACCCAGAATAAGACCGATTAAAATCTTGGTCGTGACGTTAATCCTCATTAGATGACCCCCCTTGGATTTTGTATGTTAATAATTTGGATGTTTGTTAGAAAATAAATACTAAAATAAAATAATGACAAAATTATTATAATATCCTTCCCAAGAAAAGTAAAGTAATATTGCAAAAATATTAATTTCTACGGTTTTTTATACAATGATAGTGAGGTGGGTCTTATCTCTACCGGGGTTAGTTCACCAGGGAGTCCAGAATCTGTTTGGTAACCTGCCCTTCTATTCTAGCCTTGATCACCCCGTCTCCGCCGGCTACCACCGTGGTCGGGACCCCTCTTATGAGATAGGACCTTACGGTTTGGGCACTATCATCCTTTAAAACCGTGAAAGTGTATCCCTTGTTTTTGATGTAGGTTGCGACTCTTCCGGCATCCCTGTCCAGGTTTATCATAAGGATCGCTACATTTTCCGGTTTGGTGGCGTTGAATTCTTCGAAGTCGGGCATTTCGGCGAGGCAGTAAGAACAGTTGAGGGACCAGAAGTTCAGGACTACCGTTTTCCCACGGAAGTTTGAGAGCCTTACTTTCCTGCCGGACAGGTCAGGGAGTTCGAAGTCCGGGGCTAAAAAGCCTTCATAGGGTTTTATTTCGGGTTCCGGGTTGGCAGTTTCGACTTTCGTTTTCCCACAGCCTGCAAGGTAAAGCGTTATAAATACGATAACAGTCAGTAGGCCAAAGGTCTTAGACTTTTCCGGAAACGACCTCATCACTTACCTCCTAACGGAAACTTATTCATGGAAGACAAAAGGAAGACATTTCAGTACAAGTGGGAGAGTCCTGCCGTCCGCGAATTTTAAAGCCAGTTAAGAAAAAGTAGCGTTCCCATCAATATAAGGATGGCTCCCGCGGCTTTCTGAAAGAGGGTGAGGTACGGGTTGATCCGGGGTGCGATGGCGTTGACCCTTTCGGCGGCCAGGGCCAGTAGAAAAAAGGTAGAGCGAGGCCTGCGGAGAAAATGAGAAGCAATACAGCGCCGGCTTTAAAATCCTGTGTGCTGCCGGCCATCAAGAGAACCGACGACAGTACCGGCCCCAGACAGGGCGTCCAGCCCAGAGAAAAGGCGCACCCCATTATAAAAGCGGAGAGCGGCGTTACTCTCCGAAAATGCGGGTGGCCCCGCCTTTCCCTCATGAAGAAGGGGATTTTCAGGGCGCTGACGAGGAACAGCCCGAAAATTATTACAAAAATACCCGCAATTCTCGAAAGAATAATTCGGTTAACCAGTAGGAATTGACCCAAGGCGGTTACCGAAAGCCCAAGTGAGGTGAAAATCAGGGAAAAACCGGTAATAAAGCATATGCTGTTGGTGATTAGGACCGCCCTTTTTTCGAATTTGCTGATACCACCGCCGGCCAGAACGGAAAGATACGCGGGCAGCAGAGGTAGCGTGCAGGGGGAGAAAAAGGTCAGAATACCTGCCAGGAATGCGGTTCCTATGCTCAGGTTGCTGATTTGCGCCATCCTTCCGCTTCCCTTCCGATTTAAGTAAGTAAATTATAACATATTTATATTAAACCGGATGATAAAATATTCAACAGCTCGAGTTGGTGTTGTAAAAGGACTCAAGTATGATTCCTCTAAGACATTAGGACGATACCTCAAAAAAGCAAGACGTGTTATCGTATTTCTGTAATAAAAAAATAAGGAGGGGTTTCGATGAAAAAGAGTATATTTAAAGTTCTATGCCTTACTCTCATCATGCTTTTGACTTTATCGACGGTAGCTTTTGCACTGCCCGGAAAGTACAGCAACCCAGACAAGGTCAGGGGCGAGGTCAAGGTAGGAGAGAAAAAGGAACATAAAAATTATAAAATGGAAGAACGAATTAAGAACGACATAAAAGAAAAAATGAGTAACATGAAGGAGTTTAAAGCAAAGATAATGGTAAATAAAAAGGAAATGAAATGCGATGTGCCACCGGTAATAAAGGACGGTAGGACGTTGATCCCGCTGAGAGCCATTATGAACGGTTTCGGAGCAACGGTGACCTGGGACCAGGTATCAAAGGCGGTTTACCTGGTAAAACAGGATATAAAAATTACAATATTTGTCGGGAGCAACACGATATATGTCAATGAAAAACAGGTGACTTTAGACGTTCCGGCCCAGATGATCAGTAACAGGACCTTCGTGCCCTTGAGGTTTATAAGCGAGGTGCTCGGTAATAAGGTAAATTATGACGCAACCACCGGTGATATAGAGATAGAGGAAAGGCTGGATGTTGAAGAAGAAGTAGAATTGGGAGAAGAAAATGATGACGACTGGGTCCAGGATCAAGCCGGGGACGATGATGTAGGAGCCGAATTGGAAAATCAGCAGGAAGTAAATCCAGAGGTGTAAGAAGCGGGCAACCCCGCCTGAAGGCGGGGTTGTTTTTTTATTTAGTATTTTTTGAGGTATAGGATCAGCTTACCCTCTTCGGTAGAGATCGAGGTAATTTTCAGGTCGTAGGGCAAGGGCGGTGGGGTAAAGGAAAGGTCATGGCCTTTCGTCAAATCGTGGATTACCTCCGGAGGAAGCAACACGCCGTTAAACTCCACTCTGATGGGAATTATTTTTATCTTGTTATTTTCCTCCAGTTCCAGCCTGCAGGTAATCGAGTACAGCGGTTTTCCGTCGGGGCCTTTTTCGGATAAGGTAATGCCTTCCGGACTGAACGTGAAATACGCGTTTTTGAGCTTATCGTTGCCGGAGAAAAGTTTCTCGGTGATGCTTTTATCTATAAATTCAGCTCTGGCCGTCAGGGTGAGATAGTTTACCTTCAGGCTGTCAGGACTGATGCTGCTCCACGGTAGGGAAGATAGATTTTTTAAAAGATAATCGAGGGAGGGTAGGGCTTCCTGCCAGTTTTTGCTTATTTTTTCCAAATTTACGGTGTTTTCCAATATATTTTTAGCTCTAATGAGCTCCTGTTCTTTCTGAGCTAGGGCTTCCTGAAGCTCTTTAAGAGCTTTGCGGGCTTCTTCCTCCAGAGCCTGGATCTCTTTTTGTTTTTCCATAATATACGATTCCTCCCGCTTTTTATAAAGTAGGAGATTCCTGGTCTCCGAAATTATATTATTATAATATTCCAGCACTCGAGTAATGTTGTCGAATCGCCTTAAAAAATCGCCCAAATCTTCAGCGCCGACGAGCACAGCGAGGAAAGTCCCCATACCGCCTTTATAGCTGAATACCACCCAGCGGGCCAGCTTTTTTTTGCGCTCTTTCAGCTGGCCGTCCAGGCGGTTTAATTCCAGGCGCTTGGCGGCGAGGGCCTTTTTTAATTCACCGTTCTGGAAAGAAAGTTCATTTATCTTTCGGGCGAGGGCATGAATTCTGGAATCCAGCTTGAGGATCTCCTCAATAATCCCCTGCTCCGTCTCGTTTTGTGAGTACATGGGGAAAGCGGAGATTATAGTAAACCTGCTGGTGAATACTGAGGTTAAAAAAATGATTGTCAGCAGAATTCCGAAGACCTTCCTGATCATTTCGGCTTCCCAACCCTTTAAAAAAGAGCTTTCTTTATAAAATTATTCTATATATAGGAAAAAATTCCCTCGTTTCCGAGAATAAAAGCCTTTAAAAAGCTTAATGAATTTTCCGGTTTATTGTATAATGAAAATGTAATGGAGGTGTTAGCTTGACAGCAGAGACAAAGGCATACGTAAGTTTGCTGGGGGTGGCTTTTTTTTGGGGGACTTCCTTTGCCGTTTCAAAAATAGGCCTTAAAAGTCTACCGCCAATGTATCTTGCAATTCTAAGGTTTTCCATCGCTTCTATAATTTTTTATGCACTGCTCAGAAAAAACTATTATGGCTACAAGATTCGGCAAAAGGATAAACCTCTTCTTTGGTTTCTCGGCGTGCTCGGCATTTCTTCTTATTTTTATGTACAGTACACGGGGTTGAGCCTGACTACGACGGTGAACACCGCTATAATAATAGCTACGAGTCCGATATTTACCGCATTGCTGTCTTCCCTGCTTTTTCGCCAGGAGAGGCTTTCATTAAATAAACTTTTAGGAATTTTGATGGGTTTTACCGGCATATTTTTGATATTTGCGGGTGGCACCGGCGTATCCTTCGGTAGCGAGACTCTAAGGGGGGACCTTCTCATCCTGTGCAACTCCGTGGCCTGGGCTTTCTTTACCGTGATGGGTAAAAGACTGGTGGACGCTTACGATCCCTTTGTGGTAATAGCCCACATAAACATCTACGGCACCATCACCATGCTGCCCCTGGCTTTTTCGCGCACATTTCTCAATTTGCTCATGAGCATCGGGCTTGAGACCTGGCTGGCCGCGTTATATCTTGCTCTGACCTGTTCGGTCTTCGGGTATTACATGTGGTACCGGGGGGTAAGGGTCCTGGGAGCATCCAGGACGGCCGTCTTTAATTATGTTAATCCTCTCTTTGCGGTTACCATAGGGATTCTGTTTTTAAAGGAACCATGGAACCTGTTCACCCTGGTCGGCGGAGCCGCGATCCTGCTTGGAGTATACGTGGCTTCGTTAAAGGGCGGGCAGGTAGCTCTTATAAAAAATAAAAGCTGAATCGGGGGTGGTGTTTACATGAACATTAACGAAATAAAGAAAAACGCCAGGGAAAAGATGAAGGGGTACTGCCGGGTATGCAGGTTTTGCGACGGAGTGGCCTGCGCCGGGGAAGTGCCGGGGATGGGAGGTACAGGCACCGGTTCGTCCTTCAGGGCCAACGTCCAGGCCCTGGCACGGGTCAGGCTCAACATGAGGACCCTTCACGGTGCGAAAGACCCGGACATCACCGTTGAACTCTTCGGCAGGAAGCTTTCGATGCCCATTCTGGCCGCACCGATAACCGGCTCCGAGTACAACATGGGAGGCGCCGTGCCGGAAGAGGAATTCATACAGATGGTCATTTCCGGAAGTAAGGCAGCCGGTACCATAGGTATGTGCGGCGACGGAGGAAATCCACTGTTTTACGATTCCGGCCTGAAAGCCATCGAAAAAGAAGGTGGCCACGGTATAGCCGTGATGAAGCCCAGGGAGAACGACGTGGCCTTGCGGATGGCGGAAAGGGCGAAAATTATAGGAGCGGTTGCCGTAGGTATGGATGTGGATGGAGCCGGACTTATCACCATGGCTCTAATGGGCCAGCCGGTAGGGCCCAAGACCCGGGAAGAGCTGGAAGAAATCATATCGAAGGTCGGTGTGCCCTTCATTCTGAAGGGGATAATGACGGTGGACGAGGCCCAGCTGGCCTACGAGGTGGGCGCAAAAGCTATAGTTGTCTCCAATCACGGAGGCAGGATACTGGACAGCACACCGGGAGTAGCGGAAGTCCTGCCGGCCATTGCCGAAAAGCTGAAGGGGAAGATCACCATCCTGGCTGATGGTGGCGTGAGGTCCGGCGTGGATGTGCTGAAATACCTGGCCCTGGGGGCCGACGCCGTGCTGGTGGGAAGGCCGGTAATAATCGGCGCTTACGGCGGGGGTGCCGAGGGGGTAAAGGTGGTACTGGAGACAATGGCAAAGGAACTCAAGCAGGCGATGATACTTACGGGGTGCAACGATATAGCTTCGATAGGTGATCATGTCATTTATAAGCCCCAATAACAGCGTTAGAATCAGGAGGGGGGGGGTAAAAGCAAAACTTTGGCTGGATCAAAATTTACAGGGAGGTTATAAAATGCCGGACGATCTCACGAAAATGGCGGAACCATACCGCATCAAGATGGTGGAACCTCTGAGGGTGTTATCCAGGGAGGAAAGGATACAGAAGATAAAAGAAGCGGGCTATAATACCTTTTTGTTGAAGTCGGAGGACGTTTATATCGACCTTCTGACCGACAGCGGCACTTCGAGCGATTACCAGTGGGCCGGAATGATAATGGGCGACGAAGCCTACGCCGGCAGCAGGAACTTCATCCACCTTTACGAAGCGGTAAAGGACATTTTCGGCTACAACTACATGGTACCCACCCACCAGGGCAGGGGTGCCGAGAGGGTGCTGTTCCCGCTGCTTATAAAGAAGGGACAGTACGTTATCGGCAACATGCACTTCGAT
The DNA window shown above is from Thermosediminibacter oceani DSM 16646 and carries:
- the dapG gene encoding aspartate kinase, which produces MKLVVQKFGGTSVATPKSREMVLKHVIRTKREGYSPVVVVSAIGRRGDPYATDTLLSLLEEVGGEVPARERDLLMSCGEIISAALVAALLNAKGHPAKAFTGGQAGIITDDRFGNAAIKEIKTDVLIDAVKQGYIPVVAGFQGITENGDITTLGRGGSDTTAVALGAALGAECVDIFTDVEGIMTADPRIVKGAHILDTVTYREVTEMAYNGARVIHPKAVEIAMQRNIPVRVRSTFSDSPGTLITCGPERLITGIAHIPHLAQICIKVPSDDRSVEVRIFRMLADAGISIDLINLFPDLKVFTIKEELVEKAVGVLEGIGVIPEVVRGLAKVTVVGAGMRGVPGVMARIIEALEGENIEILQTSDSHTTISCLVRDEDAERAITALHKKFEL
- a CDS encoding pyruvate kinase alpha/beta domain-containing protein: MYWDLPGKQNTENTLAVVKEAVSERGIKHVVVASTGGYTAKLFFEANLGVNLVIVTHVCGYAEPGKMEFPEDLRQKLLASGVKVLTTTHVLSGAERGISRKFGGVYPVEIIANTLRMFGQGVKVCVEVATMALDAGLIPYGEDIIAVGGSGTGADTAVIMRPSHAASIFNTWISEILCKPAKRKRGA
- a CDS encoding dicarboxylate/amino acid:cation symporter, producing the protein MRINVTTKILIGLILGVFVGLLFTSAPGAATTYIKPFGDLFLNLIKMIIVPLVLSSLVVGAASTGDVGKLGRIGAKTLTYYLLTTAFAVALGLILGNILDPGMGMTLPPDAKVEVQQAPSVVETLLNIVPTNPIKAMAEANMLQIIVFAIFLGIAITFAGEKGKPVLNFFDSLAEISYKIVGIIMEYAPIGVFALIVPVVAANGPSVLLPLLKVIITVYLGCALHAVLVYSSLVFLFARMSPVKFFKGAAPAMLVAFTTSSSSATLPVSMEATEKNLGVSKSISSFVLPLGATINMDGTALYQGVCALFVAQVFGINLTLSEQIVIILTATLASIGTAGVPGAGLIMLTMVLQSVGLPLEGIALIAGIDRILDMVRTCINVTGDIAGSVVVAATEKELNQDTTLEVNV
- a CDS encoding TlpA family protein disulfide reductase, producing the protein MRSFPEKSKTFGLLTVIVFITLYLAGCGKTKVETANPEPEIKPYEGFLAPDFELPDLSGRKVRLSNFRGKTVVLNFWSLNCSYCLAEMPDFEEFNATKPENVAILMINLDRDAGRVATYIKNKGYTFTVLKDDSAQTVRSYLIRGVPTTVVAGGDGVIKARIEGQVTKQILDSLVN
- a CDS encoding cytochrome c biogenesis CcdA family protein, which translates into the protein MAQISNLSIGTAFLAGILTFFSPCTLPLLPAYLSVLAGGGISKFEKRAVLITNSICFITGFSLIFTSLGLSVTALGQFLLVNRIILSRIAGIFVIIFGLFLVSALKIPFFMRERRGHPHFRRVTPLSAFIMGCAFSLGWTPCLGPVLSSVLLMAGSTQDFKAGAVLLLIFSAGLALPFFYWPWPPKGSTPSHPGSTRTSPSFRKPREPSLY
- a CDS encoding copper amine oxidase N-terminal domain-containing protein, with translation MKKSIFKVLCLTLIMLLTLSTVAFALPGKYSNPDKVRGEVKVGEKKEHKNYKMEERIKNDIKEKMSNMKEFKAKIMVNKKEMKCDVPPVIKDGRTLIPLRAIMNGFGATVTWDQVSKAVYLVKQDIKITIFVGSNTIYVNEKQVTLDVPAQMISNRTFVPLRFISEVLGNKVNYDATTGDIEIEERLDVEEEVELGEENDDDWVQDQAGDDDVGAELENQQEVNPEV
- a CDS encoding coiled-coil domain-containing protein, whose translation is MIRKVFGILLTIIFLTSVFTSRFTIISAFPMYSQNETEQGIIEEILKLDSRIHALARKINELSFQNGELKKALAAKRLELNRLDGQLKERKKKLARWVVFSYKGGMGTFLAVLVGAEDLGDFLRRFDNITRVLEYYNNIISETRNLLLYKKREESYIMEKQKEIQALEEEARKALKELQEALAQKEQELIRAKNILENTVNLEKISKNWQEALPSLDYLLKNLSSLPWSSISPDSLKVNYLTLTARAEFIDKSITEKLFSGNDKLKNAYFTFSPEGITLSEKGPDGKPLYSITCRLELEENNKIKIIPIRVEFNGVLLPPEVIHDLTKGHDLSFTPPPLPYDLKITSISTEEGKLILYLKKY
- a CDS encoding DMT family transporter, with amino-acid sequence MTAETKAYVSLLGVAFFWGTSFAVSKIGLKSLPPMYLAILRFSIASIIFYALLRKNYYGYKIRQKDKPLLWFLGVLGISSYFYVQYTGLSLTTTVNTAIIIATSPIFTALLSSLLFRQERLSLNKLLGILMGFTGIFLIFAGGTGVSFGSETLRGDLLILCNSVAWAFFTVMGKRLVDAYDPFVVIAHINIYGTITMLPLAFSRTFLNLLMSIGLETWLAALYLALTCSVFGYYMWYRGVRVLGASRTAVFNYVNPLFAVTIGILFLKEPWNLFTLVGGAAILLGVYVASLKGGQVALIKNKS
- a CDS encoding alpha-hydroxy-acid oxidizing protein, with amino-acid sequence MNINEIKKNAREKMKGYCRVCRFCDGVACAGEVPGMGGTGTGSSFRANVQALARVRLNMRTLHGAKDPDITVELFGRKLSMPILAAPITGSEYNMGGAVPEEEFIQMVISGSKAAGTIGMCGDGGNPLFYDSGLKAIEKEGGHGIAVMKPRENDVALRMAERAKIIGAVAVGMDVDGAGLITMALMGQPVGPKTREELEEIISKVGVPFILKGIMTVDEAQLAYEVGAKAIVVSNHGGRILDSTPGVAEVLPAIAEKLKGKITILADGGVRSGVDVLKYLALGADAVLVGRPVIIGAYGGGAEGVKVVLETMAKELKQAMILTGCNDIASIGDHVIYKPQ